The Marispirochaeta aestuarii genome contains the following window.
TGGAGGTGGAGAACCTGGAGACAGGTATGTCCGCCACCGTTCTCATTGTCGATCGTCTGGATGATCCGGGGCTGTTTCTGCTTCTTTCCCGGGAGGCTGCCGAGAATCTCGGCATCGAGGATGACCAGATCGTCCGGTCCCGGGTACAACTGGCGGATAACTCACGGCGTCTTTCCATAGAGGACAAGGACCGTCCCTATCATCCCGACCCGGATATCAACCCCGGTGCGGAGGATGAGCTCTCCTTCCTGGACCGCTACGCGGCTACAGAGGCTGCACCCGGGACAGCGCCTGTTCCCCCGGCAGCCCTGGCTGTTGTTCCGCCGGAACCGGAAGAGACCGGGGATACAGAAGAGTCCCCGGCCCGACCTGAACCCGAAGCAGCAGCTGAAGCGCCTCCGGCGGTGGTGGCGGACATCGCAGTGGAGCCGGAGCCTGAACCTGAGGCCCCTGAATTGACCGAAACTGCCGAACTGGACGAAGGACCTCGTGTTGAAGAGCTCGTGGCCACCGCCCCGGAAGAGGATGTCCCGGATCTTCCCCTGGCCGAACCGGAGCTGAAGGACCAGGCAGTCGCAATGGGAATAACGGACAACCTCTACGGTGCGGCTCCCGGCGAGGAGGAACTCGCACTGGGCGAGCTCCCGGTACCTTCCGAGGCTGCTGAACGGGAAGCCGCCATTGCCGAGCAGTTTCCCCTGCCTCAGCCCCCCTACAACGGAGAAGAGGAGAGCTTCGTTGCCGCCGTTCCACGGCTGATCGAGGAACCCCGGCTGGAAGCTGAAGAGGAGCCCGCGGAAGAAGAGATGGCCGCCGCACCTGCGGAGGAGCCTCAGGGCGAGACCGTGGTGGTGCTGGAACCCGCGGAAGCCCGGCCGCCTGAACCCTCTGAAGGGGAGGAGTCGAAGGCCTTGGTCCAGGCTGAAAAGGAAGAGGTCGAAACCCTGGATGTGCCCACGGCTCTTCAGGTTGAACCCGACTCCCTCTATCTTCAGCTGGGGGTCTACACCTCGCCGGTAAGCGCCGAATCC
Protein-coding sequences here:
- a CDS encoding SPOR domain-containing protein translates to MIRTTAKVLIFSILFSLISFSLFSQSEWEGTTAMGRYGEFPSSGLYGASNSFPRNTLVEVENLETGMSATVLIVDRLDDPGLFLLLSREAAENLGIEDDQIVRSRVQLADNSRRLSIEDKDRPYHPDPDINPGAEDELSFLDRYAATEAAPGTAPVPPAALAVVPPEPEETGDTEESPARPEPEAAAEAPPAVVADIAVEPEPEPEAPELTETAELDEGPRVEELVATAPEEDVPDLPLAEPELKDQAVAMGITDNLYGAAPGEEELALGELPVPSEAAEREAAIAEQFPLPQPPYNGEEESFVAAVPRLIEEPRLEAEEEPAEEEMAAAPAEEPQGETVVVLEPAEARPPEPSEGEESKALVQAEKEEVETLDVPTALQVEPDSLYLQLGVYTSPVSAESTAARFKGTYPVLVLNQDNAYYKVLVGPLSPDESGALLMNFRARGFRDAFIRKGY